The following proteins are encoded in a genomic region of Ostrea edulis chromosome 7, xbOstEdul1.1, whole genome shotgun sequence:
- the LOC130048047 gene encoding F-box/LRR-repeat protein 14-like, translated as MERKGGKPNQHISCLFPEVLTIIFSYLSVRDKGRVAQVCVKWRDVAYNRCVWRGVCAKLHLRRANPSLFQSLVKRGVKRLQILSLKRSLRDVVVGIPNVETLNLSGCFVVTDHALGHAFSQDLPCMTVLNLSLCKQITDNSLGRIAQYLTNLEILELGGCSNITNTGLLLIAWGLRKLKTLNLRSCRHISDVGIGHLAGNSPNAAAGTLELENLGLQDCQKLTDLSLKHVSSGLVRLKVLNLSFCGGVTDGGVKFLAKMQTLREINLRSCDNISDFGLEYLAEGGSRITTLDVSFCDKVGDEGLVHLAQGLFSLRNISLSACNISDDGLSRLVNTLQDITTLNIGQCVRITDKGLSLIAEHLKNLQSIDLYGCTRITTVGLERIMQLRGLTTLNLGLWHKGEI; from the coding sequence ATGGAAAGAAAGGGCGGAAAGCCCAATCAACACATCTCATGTTTATTTCCTGAAGttttaacaattatatttaGTTATTTAAGTGTCAGAGACAAAGGTCGTGTTGCGCAGGTGTGTGTTAAATGGCGAGATGTGGCCTACAACCGCTGTGTCTGGAGGGGAGTGTGCGCGAAATTGCACCTTCGCCGGGCAAATCCGTCTTTGTTTCAAAGTCTGGTTAAACGTGGTGTAAAGAGATTGCAGATTCTCAGCCTGAAACGAAGCTTACGTGACGTAGTGGTGGGAATTCCCAACGTGGAAACCCTGAACCTGAGCGGGTGTTTCGTGGTAACGGATCATGCCTTAGGACATGCATTCTCGCAGGATCTGCCATGCATGACGGTTTTGAACCTCAGTCTTTGCAAGCAAATTACGGACAATAGTTTAGGAAGAATAGCTCAGTATTTAACGAATCTAGAAATTCTGGAATTAGGTGGGTGTAGCAATATCACAAATACTGGTCTTTTGCTCATAGCATGGGGTCTTCGCAAACTTAAGACTTTGAATTTACGAAGTTGTCGACACATATCAGACGTTGGGATTGGTCATTTAGCCGGGAATAGTCCAAACGCTGCTGCTGGAACGTTAGAACTAGAAAACTTGGGATTACAAGATTGCCAGAAATTAACTGATCTCTCATTAAAACATGTCAGTAGTGGACTGGTCAGGTTAAAAGTGTTAAATTTAAGTTTCTGTGGGGGTGTGACTGATGGCGGGGTGAAATTCTTGGCCAAAATGCAGACTTTACGAGAAATAAACCTTAGAAGCTGTGATAATATTAGTGACTTTGGCCTGGAGTACTTGGCAGAAGGGGGTTCACGTATAACAACCCTCGACGTTAGTTTCTGTGACAAAGTGGGAGATGAAGGCCTGGTTCATCTAGCTCAAGGATTATTTAGCCTCCGAAACATTAGTCTATCTGCTTGTAATATAAGTGACGATGGACTTAGTCGCCTGGTGAATACATTACAAGATATTACGACTTTAAACATTGGCCAGTGTGTAAGAATTACTGACAAAGGGTTAAGTTTAATTGCTGAGCATCTAAAGAATCTCCAGTCTATTGATTTGTATGGATGTACCCGAATAACGACAGTCGGGCTGGAGAGGATAATGCAGCTCCGAGGATTGACTACTTTAAATCTTGGCCTGTGGCACAAAGGTGAAATCTAG